The Manduca sexta isolate Smith_Timp_Sample1 chromosome 7, JHU_Msex_v1.0, whole genome shotgun sequence region TATTATTTTGGGCAATAATTCTTGAAATCTCTCTAGGAATTTTCCCGACTCAACCACTTGATGTCCATGTGAATAATTAAAGAGTTTTCAGCAGATTCACTATATTTCAACTCAAATTTGAAGAGTCATTgttacaaaatttcaaattcaacatttttattgtaatacccAAAATGTCCCCAATGTATAGAACTTTGGAATGCAAAAATTGGCTAAACTTAATTTAATGCTAAAcgtatttattgtgttttttattcataaaaaaatatttattaattacaaaattataaagaaaacaaatatttgaatgtcGCATCCACGATCCACAAATTTCTTAATGTGACACTTACCACAACGCGATCTTCCTCGGAGAGTATGGCCTGGTCTACCTGCCAGCCATTGTGAAGATGCCCCAGCATATAACTCATGGTGACTACCGTGTGTGTCTTAATAGATAgaggaaaatataattttctttaaaatctaGCTCAATGTTTTCACTTGGAACATGCCAAAACGTAAACTGACATCAACTGTCAAATAGTAAACGTGAAGTTTGCTCATTAAAatggcaaaacgtcactgtCAAATGTCCCTTCTTcggatattcatttttatttaatttttgtgagcatctaagtattataattctctttggtaggtaggcattttattttgattttttttatgtactttatacttaataataatataatcactcATACGGATAAATGTACTTAAAAGTTTGCGCCCTTGTCGTGGGCCATAAATTTGCTCGACATATAAGAACATGAATATTTTCGTTTGCTACCTGCAGTAATTCACTAACCGTACAATTGTATTGaaaccaaaacataattatattattattatacctattccATGatcattgatattattatcagcTATGTACTTGTACAGatgttaagaatattttttgtcttgtcAATACGGTTTATTCCCATCTAGGATATTGTTGACACTTTATTATACTCACTTTAAATTATTCTTCatattaatgcaaaaaaaaacaaaccgtGTACCTACGGCATCGatacagattatttttaaaacatagtgTAGACTTGATGTTTTTATATGAGAGTTTGAACTCTAGCATGAAATTAAACTTTAAGAATGGCACCGAGTAGATATGAATTTTCAAAGTTCAAAAATACGGTAATACAGAGCGGCGTACTTAGTAATAGTAACAAGTCAGTTAATTGATGCACAGAGTTAACGAAGGCACACGTCGCTGTTATTTAGGAGGCACGGTGTGACACAGTGTTCCCGCACAACTCGCTTCGTGTAGATTTTGTCCGTGGATATTACTGTGTGCTCGAAGCGAGGCGAATGCGCGTTGACACgaagtaatattttgttgtggTCCGAAGCACACAGTGCAGTGCTTGTAGCTTTGGTAGCATCAACACTAATATTAACTCAAAAATTCAGTTGAatctttttcataataaaaagtcGACAAACTAATTATTACAGGCGATGATGATCTTTTAACCACCAGCTGGTAGGTATGCAATAAACGCGAtcgttttaatgtttaatactttatttcgaCAAGTCGCATCGTGTACTTAGCCAAGATTAATATCATTGTTTGCAGAAATTCAATGTAAGCATAGTGGTTCCTGCGTAAAGATCGATCCATTTTTTAAGGTCAAATTCTAATTTAAGCCAAAACTATTGTGTTCTTGAACTCATTTGTATTCGCTCATCTAAACACTCCCACCAgctatttatatacttaatacatgTACGTGCTGTACAATATCCTGTATCGTGCACATTTACTGCGCACCGCATTACACAATCCGCCACCGTGATCAACACTTTTTTAGGTATTACACCTTGTATTAATTATGTGTCTTGAACAAATACAAAACGCCTGAAAGCATTTTAGGCTCTTACCTAATGTTCAGGGGATAAGTTTGTTTACAAGCGGCTGGTGTAGTTGCGATGGACAGTAGTATAGTCTGCAAAATGTAGCGTCTCGTCGGCAACGTGGGCGGCGCGGGCACCACCACAAAAACACGCCGCCCCGCGCCGCACTAGGCCAGGCGGCGGGCAGACAAGGGGCCGAGGAGGAGCGGTGCAGTGCTCTCGCTGGCACATAGCCATTGGAACGCGGTCATACACCAAAACACACAGATTTCTTGTGAAAAAATAACGTGTTGATAGTCGGATCTCGACGACGCGCCGGCTCCACACGTGGCCGCGGGTTCGAGCCCGCACCGGCGCGGCGCGTTCTGTTCACtggtttcagattttttgaagtgagtgagtgagtgagagTTTCGGTCACGCGGCCGCAGCGCCGGTCGGCCGTTGTGTTCTGTGTGAATTTTCACATCGGTGTAATTAAATTAGGTCGTGCATAATTCATTTTGTGAGAATCTATTCGTGTGAGAATCTATCGGTGATCCAGCATATGGGGCGCTGGCGCTGGTGTGCGTCCGCGCACTCGCACACACAGGACGTCTGCAGTACCTTAGAAACTTACCCATCTCAGGTTCACCGCAATGCCCGAGAGCTAGTGAACTGACATCCTAACACAAGTACGTGAAGGTAAATTGTTATTggctgcaaaaaatattaactgaatTATCCACCAAATGTTACCGTATTCTTTGAAACAAATTGTACAAGGAGAAGATGAGTTACATTGTGATCACTTAGAGGGAAGTAAGCAGATTACGTTAACTGGCATATTGATGTATGTGAGTGTTGTGAAGAGTGCGAGTTAATTACATTAGGTAAGCTGAAACAGAGGGATCTGTCTAGTGTTGACGCTCCAGTAGAGTCAATCTTACttgataatattcatattaattttaataagaaccCCCCTGTCGCGTAAATTATAGATAATCCTGTGACCAAGTTGAGAATTTTTAAAGTTGCTGTAAGGCATATGGAGAGCGGCCCTGCGGCCGGGACTCGCGCCGGTGAGTCCGGTGACGACCCACATCACGTGCGGATCGAGTTTCCACCGCCGTGCATTGTTCCGCTCGTTGTTTTAGTCAGTGGCGGTTTACCCGTTAGTGTTACTACAGGAGGGTCATGGCTCGCTGCCCTGTACTGGTGTGAGGTGTGTGACGTCAGTCTGTAGCTTCCAGACGCTTGTACCTATAATGTATGTAGAGCTGTGTAAAGTGTGTGAGTGAGGGAGTTACCTTGGTGAGTGTTCGTCATAATACAGTGTGCAGTTAGTATCTACCTAAGGCGTCAGTAGAAATCGGATTATATGCAACTCCAAAAACCAGACATATTTCCGCATTAATTATTGCAGATGCGGATGACAGAATTATTGTAGATATTGCAGATTTCCGCAACATCTCTGTACGGAAATGTGTGCACAGATAGTCTTATATCGTATCGTTAGTTTCCAGTGACGGCTATGGACGCAGTATACCCTTCGTCCGCGTCGGCGCTGGCGCGCGGTCGCCGCCTTCGCCGCGCCGATCCTCGCCAGAGGCACCACACCACACCCGTCACCTTTGCTGAGATAAAGGTACCCACTTTTCCCAATACTTACTCTTATTTTCATATCATCCTTTTTCACCGTCTAAATGAGACCCCATGAAATACATAAGTAGAGATCCTCAGTGTACATGAGGATAGCACTCTCATGACACCCAAGTCCTCGGCAACGACGAGCTATCCGTGAAGACCGAGGTCAaggttataaaaattgcaatgCGTCTTTACTACGTAATATCAAATGAatatagcaataataataatagcaggaaGTTTGGAACTATCTAGTAGGatcataatattttcacaaatattacaatagtGTTGACGACGCGACGTTTAGTCcttagaagaaaaaaaaaaacaacggcGTTAGCATCGATGCgcaatatgtaatttatattaaggttatttaatatgacgaaattttaaaggccgaaatatccatgattattaattatttttacgtttttctttcaactgcgagaactaatcactaactagacgtgaatttaaattctttacttgccaatacttgtttagttacccagattaaaggtgaaacaaaatgtatgaaaatggaccttgaggtatcgccttaacgctACTTTGAATAGACGTACGagtatataaaatgattatttttgtactaataCTGGAGTCTGTATACTATACAGTGGTTGCTAATGGGCGCTATGGAAGATTTGATTGACATCTAAATCTGGTTCTGGCAGGAGGTGGACGAGGAGAACGAGGAGGTGCGGCTGGAGGAGCACGCGGCGGCGCGGGGCGAGGTGCGGGGTGAGGCGGGCGAGGCGCGCCGTCGCCGGCCCGACCTGCTCGAGGAGCGGCTCGGCCGTCAGTTCGCCGAGTTCCGACGACGGCGCGCGAGACCCGACGCACTGCGCGAGCGCGAGCCGGActcgccgccgcccgccgcccccgcgccccccgccgcgcccgcggAGCTCGCGCGCGCCGGCAGCGAGCCCGCCGACTGTCGCGCCCGCCCCGTCGACACCTGACTCGGGTGTACTAAACGGAAGCACGGAATCGAGTCACAAGTCAGCAGTACTGCATTTTGACGTCAACTTTAGTATTTGTTTTCCGTTCGGAGTCGCCGACGATCAGTGTTGTAGACAATACGACGTAGTGCTAGCGGATAACATTTGATACGCTAAAGCGCGGGACTTGTATGTTGACTGATGCCCTTTAATAGCGTCAGTCAATATATTATGTCGAGCAACCCTCCCAGAGTGTACAGTTAGATGTGACAGATAATCATACTATTACTTACTTGGCGCGCGTCACTCTAGTCAACTACGAATTACTTAATTGCTCTATTGTAGCCactatcatatttatattgtgattGTCGTGTACAGAATACTCGTGTCCATTAAGGTCAAAGGATCACGGATGCTCTAAGTACCGTGTGCGTTTTGGGCCTAGTATTAGGATCAGGTGAAGTTTTACTGTTTTGTATAATTGTCGTTACACAAAGCTTTCACCAGgttaatgttattgtatttatattttattgtttgggATAATGTTGAATTAAATGAGTCCACACGATCGTTGAATTGTTTCGTTTAATTAAGGatacagtaatataaaataaatagcactCTCATCCACTCTACACTCGGGCACTTCAATAAATAGACATGTGTATGTACACTTAAGACTAAGGtacaaatagaatataaaattattacaaatatttaacaaacaaagACGCCGGTGCGCCCCGTGAGCATTGTTTGATTCGTCGCGGCGAGTGGCGCGCACGCACGAGCTctttataggtatatattatactgtttatAAGTATTATCCACAGACGTATAatagtattcattttatgtCGCCCGCCACATACACCCCTGACAATTGTAACGTGTTTGTTGCAAAACTATCCCGGTTCGTCCGACGTTGCACACTGTCTTGTTGATCTTGATACCCGTGTGTGGCGTGTGCCCTACACAAAGACTAAGGCCAGGCGTAATTGTTTTGGTTGACTCTACATGCGCCGGATACCTACACGATGCTAGCCGAGAAGGCTTGCAATTGTATTTAGCAGAGTCATTTACTGCACGTGATGCCATCACATGTATTTGACGGCATAATAATATGTCCTGCATCGTGTATTGTCACTGCTCTAAGCTTGGAGCTGGTCACTCGGGCGTCGCGTCAGAACTAGAAATGCTCGCGAGaacattattttactaactTATACGCATTATAATTGGCACTCTGAAGCCGTCTCTGGCTTCCACTACGAGTCTAGGACCTTTGTCCACATACAAAACCTACCAACGTATACTACGAAACGACCTAGTACTACACTTACAATTAGCTAGTTCGCTAGCTCACCTAGTGTCGGTGTCATTGTACACTACATCCGCGCAGTCGGCTGAGCCGCGCTAGTATACATCATGtcgtttgttatattatgtttttaattatagattAACGTTATAaatttttcctaaataaataattatttttcataatacttcATTTACATGACCCACGTGACCGACGCGTGCCGACGTCATGGACGTGTTAATActgtacaatattatattacttagttgttaatttatttgtcaataaagGTACCCGAAGTACTCGCAACATTTGACGCTCAAACGTAACGAACGGCAGCAGTGAGCGGGCAATTGCGGACGAATGTAGTCGCCGGCCACCTAAACCATGCGGAGAGAGAAACAGAATCGTCGTGTACTGACGGCGAATGCATTCTAATGGACGGCTCTATAAGACACTCCTTCGGATTGCGACGTCGGCGGGGGCTAGATCGGGTGGCGCGAGGAATGGATTGCGTGGGGGGCGGGCACCTCCCTCAGCGCGACTCCGGCTCCTCCTGCTGCAGCTCTGCCTCCGCCGCCGAGGGGATCGTGTGCAGGTGGCGCGGCGCCGGTAGCGCCGGCGGCGACAGCGGCGGCTCGTCCGCGGACACGGCCGGCTGGCGCGTGAGGCGAGGCCGGCCCGCGCCCGCCCCCGGCCCCGCGCCCGCCACCCCCGCGCCCGGCGCCGCCGACGCGCTGCCGCCGGACCGCGACGTGCGCCACGTGCCCGTCGACGCGGTCGCGTTCGACCCGGACGAGTCGTTGCGCGATGACGACAGATTCGAGTCCTGCGATGTTTTGCGCGCGACTAGCCACGAGGCAGCGCGGCGAGGCGGTGGCGGGGGCCGGCCGTAAGTGCGCCATGAGTCCGACCGCGACGACGAGAACTCCACCGACGATGATACGGAACCGGcgcgcgccggcgccgccgcgGGCTGGCgaggcgcgggcgcgggggccGGCGTCGAGCGGCGGCCGCATGCGCGCAACCAACGCAGTAGTCGCTCCCCACTGGCGGGCTCCCGCGCGGGTCCGTCGGCCGCGCCCGTGCCGACGgtgccgccgccgcccccgGCCGGCAGTAGGCGGCGGCACGCGCAAGCAGCGCCGTGCTGACCGCGGGAGGACCGCTCCGCGAGACTGTTCGTGTTCGCGGGCGTTTGTCTGTTACTAAAATTGGATGAGTGCCGACAGCGGCCGATGCCTCGCGTGACTCGCGACTCCTCTATAGCCTTGCATACGAGCGCGCAGTCCTTTTTGAATTGCTTCGTGAGTATAGCGTAAAGAAATGGATTGCAGCACGAGTTGAGCGGCAACACGAACACGGTGAACACCTTCGCCTCTTCGAGGGAAACCAGCTGCGCGCCGAAGGCGGCCGTTAAAGCGAAGAAAGCTATCGGCGACCAGCAGAGGAAGTCAGTAAAGACGAGCAGCGCCATGCGTTTCGCGATACGCGAGTCGTTAGAATTCCAGGCTTGCGAGCCACGGATGGCGCAGTACATCTTGAGGTAGCAGCCGAGCAGCACGAGGAATGCGACGCCGTTGATGGCGAGCAGCGTCACCACGTAGCCAAGCGCGACCGGCGTGCTTGTCTCGAAGGGCAGACACACTGCGAACTTGCGGTAGTCGGACACGCCGAGGAGCGGCAGCGCGGCCGCTGTCAGCGAGAACGCCCAGCCGGCCGCCATGACGAACGCGGCGTGCCGCAGCGACAGCCGCTTGTTGAGGTGCATGGCGTGCGTGATCGCGTAGTTGCGCTCCAGTGTGATGACGGCGAGCGTGTACACGGACAGCTCCGACGAGAGCACGCCCAGGAAGCCCGCCAGCCGGCAGCCACCCGACATCTGCCACGCGATTGCGTGTGCGCGAAACTCGCCCAGCGTGCCCGCGTCTACCACTGCCAGGAACCCTGCCAACAAAACCATATTATCAACTCGGTCGCATCTCGCAGTCGGGGTTCCACCACTCGCTGCACCAACTCACCCAGATAGATGCCCATGAAGAAGTCAGCAGCGGCGAGGTTGGTGACGAGGAAGCGCGGAACGTCAATGCGGCTGCGGCTGCACACCAGTACGAACACGACGGTGCCGTTGCCAAGCAGCGCCAGCAGGAACACAGCCCACACGCCGCACCGCAGCGTCCACCAGTCGAACAGGTCCACGCACGGAAGGAACGGACCTGAATCATCGATACTTATCGACGACTTACGATATTTGTCTATGCATAGCGCAACATTAGCGGAACTATTTGGCTAAATAACCATTTCGTTAAACAATGGTTACCTGTCGACTTGTGAGTGGTGGCGGACACGTACCTGGCAGCGGCAGACACTGCACGCGCCGCGGAGGCTCGACGCGCAGGTCGGTGGCGTGCCACAGCTCGTCGTCGGCGGCGGAGGTGCCCCCCGTGCCTCCAGCACCCCAGCTCTCCAACATCGCCTGCCAGCGGCTGCCGCCCAGCGCTGACACGTTCACTGACGACAATGCAATACGACATTGTAGTTTTTGCTAGCGACTTGTAAGATTTTTTCGCAATAAAAGtcctcgctatatattttcccgggatagaaagtagtctacgTACTTCCCAGTCTCTTAAAATATCTCCTTACCATATTTCATCGAAAgttgtttagtagtttttgagtttatttcattcagacaggcagacagatgcggcatGCGGCCATCGCCTGATAACCATCTGTTACCATGCGATAATAGATTGAGTAAATGTTTGAACTGTAATGTAACGGTGAGAGATACTGACGGTGCGCCCAGACGTCGGTGGCGTTGGCCCAGGCGGCGGCGTCCACGTGCTGCGGCGGCACTATGACCAGGTCGGTGGGCCCCTCGTCGTCCGCGCTCTCCGCCTccgcgccgccgcccccgccgcccccgccgccgctcACGCCCTCCATTAGCGGCAGGAACTCGCAGCAGTGGTACGCATACGACAACACCAGCGTCTGCAGATtggtaaataacaataaatatcattGTGCGTGAGGAATGTGCATAACATAACCTGCGAGGACACTTCTGTATTCAGGAATTTGCGTTCTTTTATCTCCTCTGGTGGCCTGTTACGCTGCGACTAACTTCACGCCGTCGCATAGGATCGCCGTTTGAGCATGCTATGTACAATGAACGTACAATGAAGTCTTTTGGGAACAGGTATTTAACCCTTCTTACGCCCGAATACACAAAcgatacttaaatatttaagatggcctaacggatttaagcattcgttatctttgaaattggtatactgaaacgtcacttatttcctaaccttaaatttaaggcgacgaaggtttaaggtccgcttattgattcaaacggtattcacaaaccctgcttaaggcgatacctcaaggtccattttcatacattttgtttcggctttaatctgggtaactaaacaagtattggcaagtaaagaatttaaattcacgtctagttagtgattagttctcgcagttgaaagaaaaacgtaaaaataattaataatcatggatatttcggcctttaaaatttcgtcatattaaattttagtatCAGTATTCGGGCGTTAGCCATTTCGTGGAAATATATCAAAATGATAAGAGAATTAGATGTCGGTTGTAACTTGTATGAAGGCAATTctctataaaacaaaacaggTTTTAAATGTTCAATCTGTTGGAAacctctataaatataaaacataagttGTAAGTTAAAGTTATAGCGCCCCCCGGGCCGCCAGACACCGTTGTTGACATTTGATTGATCGCGTAAGTTCGGTGAATGAGTGACGGTGACTGATCGCCTGTTTACTTTATAAGCGTATCATTTTACTTACATTACCTTATACGTACATAAAAATGGTTAAAGATCAGTTCAAAGCCGCCGCAACTCCGTCTGAACGATATGAGAATAGGTTTTCTTCATTTTACTACAATCTAACGCGGATGGCGGACCCCTCTTTAATTCAGTATCTAGTCTGGCGCTATAATCACTAAAAAATTTATTCTTCTTTGCATAAACCATAATACACTCTGGAGATAGTCATCATGCATTAAGTTGCTGCTAACATAGAATCCGCCTCCACACACTTTCATTgagttataatttatgaagttCAAGCAGATCCGtcgtagtttatttatttttgtgatttgtTTAACAACAAAAGAACAGCATTAAAAATAGCCTTATCTGCTGCCGTTACTGAAAACACATTTGACTAAAAATGATAATACTACTTATGTCATAAAATAATGTCTAatcattttactattattattattattattattatatatatatatatatatatatatatatatatatatatatatatatatatatatatatatattgtaatttattaaattatcgtcttctaaataaatttagtattaattGTTGAACAACAATTCGATCTACATAGTATTTCTTCGAGATctacatagtatttgttacCTAATCTAGCTTTATACTTTGTTATTTACGTCTAAACTTTCTGACTGCACATGTATAATGTTTTGCTGCCATTACATACCCCTTTTATTATCTTTAGGATAATTGAAACTATTGAATGTATTGAATTAGGTTAAAAATGAATTAAGTTTGAATTATATTGaagttgttgttgtgtttgacGGCTGACCTGTATCCGCGGGAAGAGCTCCGGCGGGTGGAAGTGTCGCAGGTGGAGGTTGTTGTGCGCCTTGAGATGCAGCAGGCGCTGCAGCCCGCTCGCCGGCAACCACGGGAACACGTTGTTGCCCAAGTTCCTGCACACGTCatcttcatttaatttaattaccttaTTACCACTTTTATAGTAATCAATAAAGTGGTTAAACATTCAGTTACCCGATCCATCTATGAATATTCTTAATCCG contains the following coding sequences:
- the LOC115450577 gene encoding translation initiation factor IF-2, encoding MDAVYPSSASALARGRRLRRADPRQRHHTTPVTFAEIKEVDEENEEVRLEEHAAARGEVRGEAGEARRRRPDLLEERLGRQFAEFRRRRARPDALREREPDSPPPAAPAPPAAPAELARAGSEPADCRARPVDT
- the LOC115450576 gene encoding follicle-stimulating hormone receptor isoform X2; protein product: MGRAALALLAAAALAVAAAAGCGGGVPGCTCSDGGAQLECRAAGLRRLPPLHDHLLYLDVSNNNISSLPRDALRPAAALRDLNLSSNRLEWVPRGALSGAALARLWLDRCALRRLPAHALADLRHLHYLSAEDNLIAEVEGEELAGARALRTLRLARNLLRAVPARALAPLDHLQTLNLAGNLITELTEWSLPPLPALHTLVLKRNRIAHVEDRAFVNTPNLRVLLEENLLTQLPPAVQLLPSLEDLSVASNRVEQVESGVLQPCRRLTRLELRANPLTNVHPRALTHLPHLSTLILSEARGLRSLPSLNGSVRVRTLRVDRARLARLPPDLCLHTPQLRSLEVKWNHLDRVPDLHACSELRLLDLSGNEITSLSGAALRGLDRLRDLLLARNRLRRLTADAFLHTPDLQMLNLEENQIEHIDMETFVPISKLEDLNLGNNVFPWLPASGLQRLLHLKAHNNLHLRHFHPPELFPRIQTLVLSYAYHCCEFLPLMEGVSGGGGGGGGGAEAESADDEGPTDLVIVPPQHVDAAAWANATDVWAHLNVSALGGSRWQAMLESWGAGGTGGTSAADDELWHATDLRVEPPRRVQCLPLPGPFLPCVDLFDWWTLRCGVWAVFLLALLGNGTVVFVLVCSRSRIDVPRFLVTNLAAADFFMGIYLGFLAVVDAGTLGEFRAHAIAWQMSGGCRLAGFLGVLSSELSVYTLAVITLERNYAITHAMHLNKRLSLRHAAFVMAAGWAFSLTAAALPLLGVSDYRKFAVCLPFETSTPVALGYVVTLLAINGVAFLVLLGCYLKMYCAIRGSQAWNSNDSRIAKRMALLVFTDFLCWSPIAFFALTAAFGAQLVSLEEAKVFTVFVLPLNSCCNPFLYAILTKQFKKDCALVCKAIEESRVTRGIGRCRHSSNFSNRQTPANTNSLAERSSRGQHGAACACRRLLPAGGGGGTVGTGAADGPAREPASGERLLRWLRACGRRSTPAPAPAPRQPAAAPARAGSVSSSVEFSSSRSDSWRTYGRPPPPPRRAASWLVARKTSQDSNLSSSRNDSSGSNATASTGTWRTSRSGGSASAAPGAGVAGAGPGAGAGRPRLTRQPAVSADEPPLSPPALPAPRHLHTIPSAAEAELQQEEPESR
- the LOC115450576 gene encoding follicle-stimulating hormone receptor isoform X1 — translated: MGRAALALLAAAALAVAAAAGCGGGVPGCTCSDGGAQLECRAAGLRRLPPLHDHLLYLDVSNNNISSLPRDALRPAAALRDLNLSSNRLEWVPRGALSGAALARLWLDRCALRRLPAHALADLRHLHYLSAEDNLIAEVEGEELAGARALRTLRLARNLLRAVPARALAPLDHLQTLNLAGNLITELTEWSLPPLPALHTLVLKRNRIAHVEDRAFVNTPNLRVLRLEENLLTQLPPAVQLLPSLEDLSVASNRVEQVESGVLQPCRRLTRLELRANPLTNVHPRALTHLPHLSTLILSEARGLRSLPSLNGSVRVRTLRVDRARLARLPPDLCLHTPQLRSLEVKWNHLDRVPDLHACSELRLLDLSGNEITSLSGAALRGLDRLRDLLLARNRLRRLTADAFLHTPDLQMLNLEENQIEHIDMETFVPISKLEDLNLGNNVFPWLPASGLQRLLHLKAHNNLHLRHFHPPELFPRIQTLVLSYAYHCCEFLPLMEGVSGGGGGGGGGAEAESADDEGPTDLVIVPPQHVDAAAWANATDVWAHLNVSALGGSRWQAMLESWGAGGTGGTSAADDELWHATDLRVEPPRRVQCLPLPGPFLPCVDLFDWWTLRCGVWAVFLLALLGNGTVVFVLVCSRSRIDVPRFLVTNLAAADFFMGIYLGFLAVVDAGTLGEFRAHAIAWQMSGGCRLAGFLGVLSSELSVYTLAVITLERNYAITHAMHLNKRLSLRHAAFVMAAGWAFSLTAAALPLLGVSDYRKFAVCLPFETSTPVALGYVVTLLAINGVAFLVLLGCYLKMYCAIRGSQAWNSNDSRIAKRMALLVFTDFLCWSPIAFFALTAAFGAQLVSLEEAKVFTVFVLPLNSCCNPFLYAILTKQFKKDCALVCKAIEESRVTRGIGRCRHSSNFSNRQTPANTNSLAERSSRGQHGAACACRRLLPAGGGGGTVGTGAADGPAREPASGERLLRWLRACGRRSTPAPAPAPRQPAAAPARAGSVSSSVEFSSSRSDSWRTYGRPPPPPRRAASWLVARKTSQDSNLSSSRNDSSGSNATASTGTWRTSRSGGSASAAPGAGVAGAGPGAGAGRPRLTRQPAVSADEPPLSPPALPAPRHLHTIPSAAEAELQQEEPESR